From the Corynebacterium zhongnanshanii genome, the window CGAGTACTTCGTCACATCAGCGTGAGAACCCTCCGCCAGCGGCACAGCACGGTCCAAAAAGTCACGAGCCCACGCAATGACCTTGTCACCACGAACCTTGTTGTAGCCCGTACCCTTTTCCGCACCACCCTCTTCAGAAATAGCGTTCGTGCCGTACAACGCGTCATACAGGGAACCCCACCGAGCGTTCGCAGCATTCAGAGCAAAACGCGAGTTGAGCGACGAGATGACCAGCTGTGGGCCGTTGGTTTCAGAGATCTCCGGATCGATGTTCTGCGTCTGAATCTCAAAGTCACCCGGCTCATCCACCAGGTAACCAATCTCCTTCAAAAACGCCGTGTACTTCTCAGCATCCTGCTCACCAGGATTCTCCGCGTACCACTTATCCAACGTGGCCTGGAACTCATCACGCTTCGCCAACAACTGCTTGTTACGAGGACCAAACTCCGCAACAATCTTGCCAAAACCATCCCAGAAAGCATCGATGTCAGCGTCCGAGCCCTTTCCGATGGCCGGCAATAGTTCGGTGTTGATGAACTCTAGGAGAATTGGAGCCACCGACAGGCTTCCAACCTTGATGTAATTTTCTGTAGTCATGTTTTCTCAATATCCTTTCTCATGGGATCGTGAATCAGTTGTGCTGATCTTCCGCTTTGTGGTGAGCGTTGACGCTGGTCAAGCGCATTCAATAGCTCCGCGGAAGACCTAGTACCTGGTGTGATACATAGTTCAGAATCATCTCCTCACTGACTGGTGCAGTCCGGAACAACCTGGCAGGCCAGTACAACTCCGAAACTTCATAATCTTTGCTGAATCCGTTGCCGCCATGCGTTTGGATTGCTCGATCCACGGCTTTTTCTGCTGCTCGAGCAGCAGAAAACTTTGCGTAGTTGGCAAGCTCTCCAGCATGCTCTCCTGCATCAGCCGCAGACGCAGCACGTGCTGTCATGTGCCTCGCAAGCTCTACGTCGATTTTGGCTTCAGCAAGCGGATGCGCGACCCCTTGATGAGATCCAATGGGAGCGCCCCACACCTCGCGGCTCTTGGAGTAGTCAATGGCCTTACTTAAGGCACGTAGGGCAATACCGTTACAGAACGCAGCCATAAGAATTCGCTCTGGATTGAGGCCCTTGAACAGTGCCTTAAAGCCGTTCGTTCCTCTTCCGACAACATCTCTCGCTTCTACACGAACATTGTCACAGTGCACTAACCACTGAGAATCAGCGCTAAAATCCTCGGTCTCAATCTTTGCCTTTGTGAGACCCGCCGTATCAGTAGGAACCAGGCAACAACACACTTGTCCGTCGTTTGCTTCATCAACTTCTCGAGCAACAACAAGAACATAGTCAGCCTCATCTACTCCAGATATGAAGCATTTTTCACCATGTAAGCGGTACGTACCATCATCAGTCTTCTGCAGCTTTGTGCGAGTCCTATGGGTATTGCTTCCCGCTTCAGGCTCTGTAATCGCGAAGGCACACTTCACCGTTCCACTAGCAATTCCAGGTAGAAACCTCTTCTTCTGATCATGAGTTCCAACTCCCAATAGAATTGAGCCCACGATGCCCGGCGACATCACCAAGAGAACTGGCAGGTGCCCCTGCTCAGCCAACCGTTCTGCAACAATACTGAACTCTAGGAGACCAGCCCCACCTCCTCCGTACTCCTCCGGAAGCCCTATTCCCACAAGGCCGGCATCCGCTAAGTCCTTCCACAATTCAGTCGCCGGTTCATCTGCTGCGATTTTCGCCCTTCTGTAATGGCGCCCGTACTTGCTCACTACTGTGTCCACGGTGCTGCGCAGTAGATCTTCTGTCAGTCGATCCATTATCAGGCCCCTTTTCCGGTCAATACGTTCTGTCCGCGCAAGGTTCCTACACTCACCAACTCACCTGTGCCAGCCTGCTTGATTTCCACTTTCCACAGCTGCGTCATCGTTCCTTGATGCAGCGGCGTCCCTATCGCCTCAAGAACGCCACCACTGACACTCTTCAGAAACTCGGTATTGTTCGACATCCCGACGAACACGGCTCGGCGCGAGCGTGCAAACAAGTACGCAGCACCTCCAGCGGAAGCAACCGATTCAACAATCGAAGCAAACACTCCCCCATGAACGATGCCCGCGGGTTGATGAAGGCTGGCATCTACATCAAGACTCACGTGTACGCGATCGGCGTCCACATGGACATATGTAAGATTGAGCTTCGCATCGAAGCCATCCTTAACGCTTTTATCAAGCAGATTTTGGAGATCAATGTTGCTGTGCATAATGTGACCTTCGATTTCTTGATCGAACTGTCGCAAAGCTACGACTTCACGCGTTCTAGGAATTGCTCTAATTTCTCACTTCGCTGATTAAGATTGTTCACTGTCCTTTCTTTGTAGAGTTGTCCCGCCTCTGCTGACAGTTGCTGCATCACCCGAGCTGCTTTCATTCTTTTCCGCTGGTAATCCATGAGGCGGTCTTGTATCAAGGCCAAACCTTGACCGCCGTCCAACAAGCAATGTGCTAAGACGTCCACGTCCATGAGAGCTTGGTTTGCTCCTTGCCCCAGGTAGGGCACCATTGCATGGGCAGCATCACCCACTAGGGCAACGTGTCCTCGCGTCCAGTTTTTTAGTGGGCTGAGGTTGGCCAAGCGCCAGCTAAAGCACTCACGCGAGTTCGCCAGCAACCTCAGTAATGCTTCATCCCAGCCTTCAAATTGTTCGAGCAACCATCCGGGATCTACGGGTTGTGACCACTCTGAATCTCCACAGAGCTCTGATTCCACGTAGCACGCAATGTTGAGGAAGTCGCCATGGCGAACGGGATATCCCAGGACAACCTTGCCTTCGCCCAACCATGCTTGGAATCGCTTAAACTTCGTTTCCTCTTCCTCTCGTGGAATCAAAGTTCGAATTGCTACCCCGTGCCCAAGGTCCAGATGATAATCGGGATCAATGAAGTCGCGAACAACGCTCCGGGCTCCGTCAGCCCCTATCACCACGTCGAAAGCATGAGCCACACCCTGGTCTGTTTCAAGGCAGGCTCCATGTTCTTCTTGCCAGACTCGGCTGACTCTCTGCCCTAACAGGAGCTGCACATCTTTCGGCAATCGTTCAAGCAATGCTGCATGAAGATCACCGCGATGGATGGAATAGGATTCTGCACCCTCACTCAGCCTTCCCATAATGTCGACATCGAGTGGTCGGCCATCCCAATGAGAAATTGACGATTCAGATACCCGAGCAGCCGAGACTAGAAGCTGGTCCAAATCCACAACGTGAGCTAAGACTTTCAAACCATTTGGTTGCAAAGTGAATCCCGCACCGATTGGCTCCAGAGAATTTGCCGCATCAAGGATGGTGACATTCAGCCCTCGCTCGCTGAGGATAGCGGCGAGCGTCAGCCCTGCAACACCAGCTCCAACAATCCCGATCCGCATGTCAGGATTCTCCGTGAGCCGCGACGTAGCTGTCACGGGCAAAAAAGGCTCCGATAAGGACCATCACGACAACGCCCAGTGCCATGTACACTCCAGCGCTTTCCAGCCCCTGTGCATCAATGAGGAATCCTCCGGCGAGTGGAACGATGCTGGCACTGGCGTAGGTGCCGAGACTCAAGACCGCCGTGGCTCCCGGAACATTGTCTGGTGTCACTTCTTGGTGAATCAATCCAAAGCTGCCGAGGTTACTGATTCCCTGTCCAGCACCCATCAAGATTGCGCTCAGGATGAGGATAGGAAGGTTATGGCTGGTGACCGCGAAAGCGAAGGAGATCATAGCCAGCACGATGAGCCCCAAAGAGAGGCGAATGTGCGCCATGCTCCGAAGCTTACGAACCATCGATTGTGCAATTGGGCTCATCGCGTACATTCCACCGGCCATCAGTCCTGCGCCTAGTGGACCCGTGGGTCCGCCGAGCCCCATCAGGAGGGTGGGGGATAGCGCCAAGACAATCGCAGCGGCGGTCATGCCTGGGCTGAACGCACCAAGGCCCGCGGCAATCGTCCTCACACTCTTGGATCCCAGGCCGCTAAACGGCAACCAGGATGTGACCTTTTCGCGAGTGGTTTCTGGCTCCGTTGTGATCAAAAGCAGAGACAAGGCCAGCAGGGCGGCCATGAGTACAAACACAGTCTTTGTGGGCCATGGCAACCATTGAGCAATAAATCCGGCGAATAGTGGTCCTCCGGCCAAACCAATGGCGATACCCATCGTCGCAATAAAGGTTGCTTTAGCCTTTTCAGCACTATCAGCCATGGCCTGAACAGCACTAGGCCCATGCACCAAAATCAGACCTGAGCACAACCCGGTGAGCACTCGAGCCACTAACAGCAGCGCGATATTCACGCCGAAAACATAGAAGGCACAAGAAAGAATCCCCAAGACGCAGGCCAGGATCTGCGTTGTACGCCGTCCCCACAAGCGGCCCAGACTCGGCGCAAGGAGAAATGCCGGTGCCAAGCCGCCTAAATACATGACGAAGATCAGTGTCAGCATGCCCGAGGAAAAGCCGATATCCTGCCGCCACAGCTCCATAAGCGGAGTTGCAAGATTTGGCAGCATAAATGCAGCAACCAGGGGCAGGGCATAGATGCTTAAAGGAAGTCTGCGATCATTCATACCTCAACACTAACCCCCTCAAGGGGTTAGTTCAAGCATGTACACTGAACTTATGAGCAACACGGCTGCCACAGCATCGCAGGAGTTGGACTTTGTTTTTCACGGAGCGCGCCCCAGCCTGGACTTCGCAAACACACTTCGGAGACGAAAAGACCCCCTCTACCTCACTGTGGATCTACTGCATGATGACCCAAGCCAGGACCCGTCCAGCCTCGCTCGCTGGATCGAGGCATGCCGAGACAACACAGCGTGGGGTAAAACTCTCCCCGGACTTCAGCACAACACGCCGTGCCCCTCATTCAATGAGATCGAACAGCTTCGACAATCAATTTTTGACCTCGCCGAAGCGACCTTAAGCAGCGGCGAACTAGTAGACCCCGCCCGTGCGAAGAACGCCGTTGACACTCTGAACACGTGGGCGCAGCACCAACCACAGCCTCAGCTGGATACCTTAGCGGACTCACGCACCTTCCGACTGCGGTCCAATATGACCCTCAAGGAAGTCCTGGGCTTCGTCGCCCGCGATGCCATTGAGCTTTTCGGAACATCTGACATAGAACGGCTTAAGGAGTGCGCGCACGAACGCTGCGGAATCCTGTTCGAGGATCGTTCCCAAGGCCGTAGACGACAATGGTGCTCCATGAAAAAATGCGGCAACCGCACGAAAGCAAACCGCTTTAGTCAAAACAAACGAACCCCCTAGCCTCCGCTCATAACGGACGCCAGGGGGTTTCGTTCAATGAAGCTTGTCTAGAGCTTAGGCGATGTTGTTCTTGGCCTTAAACTCCAAACGACGAGCATGCAAAATCGGCTCAGTATAACCAGACGGCGACTGCTCACCCTTCAAAATCAAATCCTTCGCAGATGGAAACGAAATTCCGGGGCGGCAGGATTCACCACTGGAGTTGAGCTCCAGCAGTATCACCTCTACTGGATAGACCTACGCCCGCTACTTAATACCTCTACGTAACACCAGAGGAGCTCCGCCGAGAGATGAGCGAGAAGCACAGCCGTGCACGGACAGCAGTGGCGATAGCATTTACGGAAGGCTACGGCCGAGGACATTTAATGTGAATGCGTCGACACACTTTAAGTCAGCGGGTGCTGGCTTGAGTGCGGGTCATCAATTCAGAATGAATCAGAGACGTGGCCCCGATCAGGATGCAACTTTTCTACCTCGCAGACCCTTTTAAATAGGGTCATGATTTCCTTGTTTGGCGCTCAAGGAAACCTGAAGGAAGGATCAAGGAAGCATTTATAAACTCGATACCGATAACTTTACCATTTTCATCAATGTCTATCTCAATTTCCCCTTCCATCCCTTCGGTAGTTATTGCTGATATCTGGCCTTCTGGAAGGACACCTGGCTGCGCTATAGTTAAATAGGCAGCATCAGCTTCTGGGTCATAATCAAACTTCATCATTAGACTTTTGTAACAGTAATCACATTTCCGGTTGCGTCCGCTAGCGTGGCGTATCTGTAACCCACGTTAAGCCACAAGGCGGTACACACGGGAACCATCCTATAGACTCCATCGCCTATCTCGAAGAATTGTGCACCCAAGTCTCCCCGACCTGATGCGACAGATGCTTCGAGACTTCATCAACCAGATCCTGTCCACCCGCAGGGCGAACGACATGGTAGCCGCACTCGACATCAACAGCTTCTCAAAATCCCAGGTCTCAGACATGGCCAAAGAACTCGGGACCATGGTCGACGAGTTCCGAACTAGACCCATGGATTCTGGCCCGTACTACTACCTGTCCTGTGACGCGCTGACCATGAACGTCCGTGAAGGTGGCCGGGTGGTGAAAACCAGCGTGCGTGTTGCTACTAGCGCCAACAATGATGGGTATCTCCAACTTCTGGGCATGCAGGTAGCCACGTCAGAATCCGTTGAATCCTGTTCGAGGATCGTTCCCAAGGCCGTAGACGACAATGGTGCTCCATGAAAAAATGCGGCAACCGCACGAAAGCAAACCGCTTCAGCCAAAACAAACGAACCCCCTAGTCTCCGCTCATAACGGACACCTGGGGGTTTCGTTCAATGAAGCTTGTCTAAAGCTTAGGCGATGTTGTTCTTGGCCTTAAACTCCAAACGACGAGCATGCAAAATCGGCTCAGTATAACCAGACGGCGACTGCTCACCCTTCAAAATCAAATCCTTCGCAGCCTGAAACGCCACAGAAGAATCAAAATCAGGCGCCATATCACGATACGCAGCATCCCCAGCATTCTGACCATCAACCTTCACAGCCATACGCTCCAAAGCATCAACAATCTGCTCCTCAGACACCACACCATGCTTACGCCAGTTCGCCAACAACTGCGAAGAAATACGCAACGTCGCACGATCCTCCATCAAATCCACATCATGAATATCCGGCACCTTCGAGCAACCAACACCCTGCTCAACCCAACGCACCACATAACCCAAAATGGACTGACAGTTGTTATCCAACTCCTCCTGAACCTCAGCCTCAGACCACGTCGCAGAACCCTCACCCACAGCAGCACCAGCCACAGGAACCGTCAAAATCTTACCCAAAGAATCCCGACGACCCTGCTCACGCAACTGCTCCTGCACAGCAAACACATCCACCTCGTGATAATGCGTCGCATGCAACGTCGCACCCGTAGGAGAAGGAACCCACGCAGTCGTCGCACCAGCCTTCGGCTGACCCACCTTCTGCTCCAACATCTCAGCCATCAACTCAGTCATAGCCCACATACCCTTACCAATCTGAGCCTTACCAGGCAGAGCATGAGCCAAACCAGCATCCACATTGTTGTCCTCATACGCCAACATCCACGCAGAAGACTTCATATCACCCTTACGAATCATCGGACCCGCAACCATCGACGTATGAATCTCATCACCCGTACGATCCAAGAAACCAGTATTAATAAACGCCAAACGGTTCTTCACCGCAGCAATACACGCATCCAAGTTCGCCGTCGTACGACGCTCCTCATCCATCACACCCACCTTCAAGGTGTAACGCTCCAACCCAAACAAATCCTCAATCGCGTTAAACAAATCATCCGTAAACGCAACCTCCTCAGGACCATGCTGCTTAGGCTTGACAATGTAAATCGAACCATTACGAGAATTCCGACGCTCATTATCCTCAGCCAGACCAGGAATCGCAGCAGCGGTGGTGATCACACCATCCATAATGCCCTCGAAAATCTCCTCACCATCCTGATCCAAAATCGCCGGATTCTGCATCAAATGACCCACATTACGCACAAACAACAACGAACGACCATGCAAACGCACCTCATCACCATCACGACCCGTGTAAATACGGTCGTCGTTGAGCTTACGGGTGAAGGTCTTGCCGTTCTTCTCCAGCTTCTCCTCCAGGGTGCCGGCGTTCAGACCAAACCAGTTGCGGTAGCCCAAGGTCTTATCGGTGGCATCCACAGCGGCAACGGAGTCCTCGAAGTCGATAATCGTGGACACAGCGGACTCCAGGATGATGTCCTTTACGCCGGCCTTGTCAGTAGAGCCGACGGGGGACTCAGGATCAATCTGGATGTCAATGTACAAACCATTGTTACGCAGCAAAATGCTGGATGGGTCAGCCACATCCCCGGCGTAACCCACATACGCCTCAGGAGCCTTCAAACCAACCTGAGCACCATCAACCTCAGCAACAAACTCACCGGACTCCACCGAGTACTTCGTCACATCAGCGTGAGAACCCTCCGCCAGCGGCACAGCACGGTCCAAAAAGTCACGAGCCCACGCAATGACCTTGTCACCACGAACCTTGTTGTAGCCCGTGCCCTTTTCAGCACCGCCCTCTTCAGAAATAGCGTTCGTGCCGTACAACGCGTCATACAGGGAACCCCACCGAGCGTTGGCAGCATTCAGAGCAAAGCGGGCGTTCAGAACTGGAACCACCAGCTGTGGGCCGTTGGTTTCAGCGATCTCCGGATCGATGTTCTGCGTCTGGATCTCAAAGTCACCCGGCTCATCCACCAGGTAACCAATCTCCTTCAAAAACGCCGTGTACTTCTCAGCATCCTGCTCACCAGGATTCTCCGCGTACCACTTATCCAACGTGGCCTGGAACTCATCACGCTTCGCCAACAACTGCTTGTTACGAGGACCAAACTCCGCAACAATCTTGCCAAAACCATCCCAGAAAGCACTCTGATCAGACTCTGAGGACTTGCCAATTGCTGGCAGTACTTCGTTATTGACGAAATCGTACAGAGTCTTGGCGACTTGAAGGCCGCCGGCAGAAACGCGCTCGGTCTGCTGGGTAGAGGTCATGGTGACTCCTTCATCTCTGGGAAACTTACTCTCTTTAGAGTAGGTGACGGCAGTCACGTTCGGCATGCCCTTGGCTCTACTGGGCCCCATAATCACCCCCACCCCGGGCTAATCTCAGCGCGTTTTGGGGGTAATGAGTGGACAGCTGATTACACCCTGCGGGGGCGTCTCTGAAAACCATTGTCCCAGTAAGATCGGCACCTTGGGCATGCCAAGAGATACTGACATTCATAAGTACGCCTGGCATTTTCCAGCGTGTCAGCAGCGGATTTCTCCCACCCCCACCGCATTTACGCGGATTATCGAAGCATTGACCACGTGGCACAGGTTGGTAAGCTTTGTAAGCGACACCTCAGTCACCTCATTGAGTTAAGGAAGTGAACACTCTATGTCTAACGTAGGCAAGGCACGTACCGCTGCAGAGATCCAGAAGGATTGGGACGAGAACCCACGCTGGGCCAACGTCAAGCGCGATTACACTGCAGAGCAGGTTGCCGAGCTGCAGGGAACCGTTGTTGAGGAGCACACCCTGGCACGCCGCGGCGCTGAGATCCTGTGGGACGCAGTCAACAAGGGCGACGACTCCTACATCAACGCTCTGGGCGCTCTGACCGGTAACCAGGCTGTTCAGCAGGTCCGTGCAGGCCTGAAGGCTGTGTACCTGTCCGGTTGGCAGGTTGCTGGTGACGCTAACCTCTCCGGCCACACCTACCCAGACCAGTCCCTGTACCCAGCAAACTCCGTTCCATCTGTTGTTCAGCGCATCAACAACGCGCTGTCCCGTGCAGATGAGATCGCTCGCGTTGAGGGCGATGACTCCGTTGAGAACTGGCTGGTTCCAATCGTTGCCGACGGTGAGGCCGGCTTCGGTGGTGCACTGAACGTTTACGAGCTGCAGAAGGCCATGATCAAGGCCGGCGCTGCTGGTACCCACTGGGAGGACCAGCTGGCTTCCGAGAAGAAGTGTGGCCACCTGGGTGGTAAGGTTCTGATCCCAACCCAGCAGCACGTTCGTACCCTGAACTCCGCTCGCCTGGCTGCTGACGTTTCCAACACCCCAACCCTGGTTGTTGCACGTACCGACGCCGAGGCTGCTACCCTGCTGACCTCCGACGTTGACGAGCGTGACCGTCCATTCCTGACCGGCGGCCGCACCTCCGAGGGCTTCTACAACGTTCAGAACGGCATCGAGCCTTGCATCGCACGCGCGAAGGCATACGCTCCATACGCTGACCTGATCTGGATGGAGACCGGCACCCCTGACCTGGAGCTGGCTAAGAAGTTCTCCGAGGCTGTTCGCTCTGAGTTCCCAGACCAGCTGCTGGCCTACAACTGCTCCCCATCCTTCAACTGGTCCGCACACCTGGAGGACGAGGAGATCGCCAAGTTCCAGAACGAGCTGGGCGCAATGGGCTTCAAGTTCCAGTTCATCACCCTGGCTGGCTTCCACTCCCTCAACTACTCCATGTTCGACCTGGCTCACGGCTACGCACGTCGCCAGATGTCCGCATTCGTGGAGCTGCAGAACAAGGAGTTCAAGGCTGCCGAGGAGCGCGGCTTCACCGCTGTGAAGCACCAGCGCGAGGTTGGTGCAGGATACTTCGACAAGATCGCCACCACCGTGGATCCAAACTCCTCCACCACCGCTCTGAAGGGCTCCACCGAGGAAGGCCAGTTCCACTAAGAACTGCCTAGCCCCTCATCGTTAGGCTCTACCCGGCCACAGGCCGAGGCGAGAGCGTAACGGGAGAGCTCTTAAACAGGCGCCCTGCCTTGTCGAGTTGATGAGACTCGTCAGGCAGGGCGCTTCTGCATGTAAAAGCCCCCTGCAGATTTGTGATGTGTCAACTATATTGGGATGTATGAGCAACCTCGAGTCCCAGCCCATCCAACGGGTCTGTACCTCCGGCGGCGAACCGGACACTCAGCGCGCCACTGAAAAACTCACCGCTGAGAGGCACACCACTGAGGGACAAACTACTAAGGGTCGCACTACGTCGACGAGCGACACCTATGCGGATGTGGAGATCATCACCCACCGGGAGGTTCCCCTCGGAGGACCTCGGGCGATGCCGGTACGCAGGACGCTTCCCCAGAAGAAGCGATCCCTCATTGGAGCATGGTGCTTCGCAGACCACTATGGCCCCTCCGATGTGTCCTCGACGGGCGGCATGGAC encodes:
- a CDS encoding DUF2283 domain-containing protein — translated: MMKFDYDPEADAAYLTIAQPGVLPEGQISAITTEGMEGEIEIDIDENGKVIGIEFINASLILPSGFLERQTRKS
- a CDS encoding PaaI family thioesterase; translation: MHSNIDLQNLLDKSVKDGFDAKLNLTYVHVDADRVHVSLDVDASLHQPAGIVHGGVFASIVESVASAGGAAYLFARSRRAVFVGMSNNTEFLKSVSGGVLEAIGTPLHQGTMTQLWKVEIKQAGTGELVSVGTLRGQNVLTGKGA
- a CDS encoding FAD-dependent oxidoreductase; the encoded protein is MRIGIVGAGVAGLTLAAILSERGLNVTILDAANSLEPIGAGFTLQPNGLKVLAHVVDLDQLLVSAARVSESSISHWDGRPLDVDIMGRLSEGAESYSIHRGDLHAALLERLPKDVQLLLGQRVSRVWQEEHGACLETDQGVAHAFDVVIGADGARSVVRDFIDPDYHLDLGHGVAIRTLIPREEEETKFKRFQAWLGEGKVVLGYPVRHGDFLNIACYVESELCGDSEWSQPVDPGWLLEQFEGWDEALLRLLANSRECFSWRLANLSPLKNWTRGHVALVGDAAHAMVPYLGQGANQALMDVDVLAHCLLDGGQGLALIQDRLMDYQRKRMKAARVMQQLSAEAGQLYKERTVNNLNQRSEKLEQFLERVKS
- a CDS encoding malate synthase G, with the translated sequence MTSTQQTERVSAGGLQVAKTLYDFVNNEVLPAIGKSSESDQSAFWDGFGKIVAEFGPRNKQLLAKRDEFQATLDKWYAENPGEQDAEKYTAFLKEIGYLVDEPGDFEIQTQNIDPEIAETNGPQLVVPVLNARFALNAANARWGSLYDALYGTNAISEEGGAEKGTGYNKVRGDKVIAWARDFLDRAVPLAEGSHADVTKYSVESGEFVAEVDGAQVGLKAPEAYVGYAGDVADPSSILLRNNGLYIDIQIDPESPVGSTDKAGVKDIILESAVSTIIDFEDSVAAVDATDKTLGYRNWFGLNAGTLEEKLEKNGKTFTRKLNDDRIYTGRDGDEVRLHGRSLLFVRNVGHLMQNPAILDQDGEEIFEGIMDGVITTAAAIPGLAEDNERRNSRNGSIYIVKPKQHGPEEVAFTDDLFNAIEDLFGLERYTLKVGVMDEERRTTANLDACIAAVKNRLAFINTGFLDRTGDEIHTSMVAGPMIRKGDMKSSAWMLAYEDNNVDAGLAHALPGKAQIGKGMWAMTELMAEMLEQKVGQPKAGATTAWVPSPTGATLHATHYHEVDVFAVQEQLREQGRRDSLGKILTVPVAGAAVGEGSATWSEAEVQEELDNNCQSILGYVVRWVEQGVGCSKVPDIHDVDLMEDRATLRISSQLLANWRKHGVVSEEQIVDALERMAVKVDGQNAGDAAYRDMAPDFDSSVAFQAAKDLILKGEQSPSGYTEPILHARRLEFKAKNNIA
- a CDS encoding acyl-CoA dehydrogenase family protein, whose protein sequence is MDRLTEDLLRSTVDTVVSKYGRHYRRAKIAADEPATELWKDLADAGLVGIGLPEEYGGGGAGLLEFSIVAERLAEQGHLPVLLVMSPGIVGSILLGVGTHDQKKRFLPGIASGTVKCAFAITEPEAGSNTHRTRTKLQKTDDGTYRLHGEKCFISGVDEADYVLVVAREVDEANDGQVCCCLVPTDTAGLTKAKIETEDFSADSQWLVHCDNVRVEARDVVGRGTNGFKALFKGLNPERILMAAFCNGIALRALSKAIDYSKSREVWGAPIGSHQGVAHPLAEAKIDVELARHMTARAASAADAGEHAGELANYAKFSAARAAEKAVDRAIQTHGGNGFSKDYEVSELYWPARLFRTAPVSEEMILNYVSHQVLGLPRSY
- the aceA gene encoding isocitrate lyase, producing MSNVGKARTAAEIQKDWDENPRWANVKRDYTAEQVAELQGTVVEEHTLARRGAEILWDAVNKGDDSYINALGALTGNQAVQQVRAGLKAVYLSGWQVAGDANLSGHTYPDQSLYPANSVPSVVQRINNALSRADEIARVEGDDSVENWLVPIVADGEAGFGGALNVYELQKAMIKAGAAGTHWEDQLASEKKCGHLGGKVLIPTQQHVRTLNSARLAADVSNTPTLVVARTDAEAATLLTSDVDERDRPFLTGGRTSEGFYNVQNGIEPCIARAKAYAPYADLIWMETGTPDLELAKKFSEAVRSEFPDQLLAYNCSPSFNWSAHLEDEEIAKFQNELGAMGFKFQFITLAGFHSLNYSMFDLAHGYARRQMSAFVELQNKEFKAAEERGFTAVKHQREVGAGYFDKIATTVDPNSSTTALKGSTEEGQFH
- a CDS encoding MFS transporter — its product is MNDRRLPLSIYALPLVAAFMLPNLATPLMELWRQDIGFSSGMLTLIFVMYLGGLAPAFLLAPSLGRLWGRRTTQILACVLGILSCAFYVFGVNIALLLVARVLTGLCSGLILVHGPSAVQAMADSAEKAKATFIATMGIAIGLAGGPLFAGFIAQWLPWPTKTVFVLMAALLALSLLLITTEPETTREKVTSWLPFSGLGSKSVRTIAAGLGAFSPGMTAAAIVLALSPTLLMGLGGPTGPLGAGLMAGGMYAMSPIAQSMVRKLRSMAHIRLSLGLIVLAMISFAFAVTSHNLPILILSAILMGAGQGISNLGSFGLIHQEVTPDNVPGATAVLSLGTYASASIVPLAGGFLIDAQGLESAGVYMALGVVVMVLIGAFFARDSYVAAHGES
- a CDS encoding CGNR zinc finger domain-containing protein, with protein sequence MSNTAATASQELDFVFHGARPSLDFANTLRRRKDPLYLTVDLLHDDPSQDPSSLARWIEACRDNTAWGKTLPGLQHNTPCPSFNEIEQLRQSIFDLAEATLSSGELVDPARAKNAVDTLNTWAQHQPQPQLDTLADSRTFRLRSNMTLKEVLGFVARDAIELFGTSDIERLKECAHERCGILFEDRSQGRRRQWCSMKKCGNRTKANRFSQNKRTP
- a CDS encoding CGNR zinc finger domain-containing protein; translated protein: MFEDRSQGRRRQWCSMKKCGNRTKANRFSQNKRTP